TCGCCCTCGTCGATTCGGAGAGCGGAGATTGGCGCAGGCTCGTGGCCACGACGCGGCCCAACACGAGCTTCAGTCTGAGCGATGACGGCATCTTGCACGTCGAGCCCTCGTCCGAGGACGGGGACATTTGGCTCCTCGAGCGTACCGGCGGTGAGCGTTGACGCGGCGCTCGATCGGTCGCTCTCGCGCGGTACTTCAAAGCTCGACCTTTCTTCCGTAATCATCGGCGCGGTCCAGATCGAGCGCGACTCGCGCGAGCGGCGAGTTACGAAAGAAGCTCAGAAGGCTCCCCTTCGGCCTCGTCAATCGTTTGAAATCCTTCATCGATAGAACGACAGCAGCTTCTCGACCCCGCCGAGTGATCGTTTGAGGTCCCTCCTCGATGGAGCGATCGACGACCTCGCTCAGCTTGTTCTTCGCATCATGGAGCGCCCAAACCCGCTTCATTCCTTCCTCCTACCTGGTTTGTGCGAGCGCCCCCGCATCGACCGCCAGCACGGTCCGCAGCAATACGCTGGCACCGTTCGCCATGTCCTGTGCCGAGGTGAATTCCTGCGGCGAATGGCTGATGCCGCCGACGCTGGGCACGAAGATCATGCCGATCGGTGCGATGTGCGCGATGTCTTGTGCGTCGTGGCCGGCCCCGGACGGCATCCTCAGGTATGAGAAGCCCAGTTCGTCCGCCGCCGTCGCGATGATGTCGCGCATGAGATCGGCCGTCGGTGCAGGCGGCAGGTTGCCGATTTCGTCGAAGTCAATGGGCGTCGATCGCGCCCCGGCGATGCGGCCCGCCTCGGCTTCGATCAGATCGAACACCTTCTGCATCTTCGCCGCCTCGAGATCGCGGATCTCGAGGCTCATCGTCACCTGGCCGGGGACGACGTTCGGCGCGCCGGGCAGCGCCTGGATCTGGCCAACCGTCGCGACCTGGCGGCCTTCCAGCTCGTTCGCGATGCGGTTGATGGCCAGCGTGAGCTCCGCGGCCGAGACCATCGCGTCGCGCCGGCGGTCCATCGGTGTCGTGCCGGCATGGTTCGCCATGCCCTGTACCGTGACATCCCACCAGCGTATCCCGACGATGCCTTCGACGACTCCGATGTCGATGTCCTTTTCATCGAGGATCGCGCCTTGCTCGATGTGCAGCTCGATGTAAGCCGTCACGTCGCCGGGCTTCCTCGCCGCCTGGTCGAGTCGATCCGGATCGCCGCCGACGTGCCGGATGCCGTCGCGCACCGTCAGACCGCTGTGGGTGACGACCTGCATCGCGTCCTCGGTAAGGCTGCCGACCATCGCCCGGCTGCCCGTCAGGTAGCCTTCCTCGTCAGTGAAGCTCACGACCTCCAGCGGGTGACGGGTTTCGATGCCGTGCTCGTTCATGAGCTCGACCGCTTCGATGGCACCGATGACGCCGACGTCACCGTCGTAGTTGCCGCCGCCGGGCACCGAGTCGATGTGCGATCCGAAAAGGATCGGAGGCAGCCCGTCTTCGCCACCGGCGCGGCGGCCGATGATATTGCCGGCCGTGTCGGTGCGGACGTCGAGCCCGGCATCGCGCATGAGTCCGACGATATAGGCGCGGCCGGCGATATCCGCATCG
This sequence is a window from Vicinamibacteria bacterium. Protein-coding genes within it:
- a CDS encoding type II toxin-antitoxin system Phd/YefM family antitoxin, yielding MKRVWALHDAKNKLSEVVDRSIEEGPQTITRRGREAAVVLSMKDFKRLTRPKGSLLSFFRNSPLARVALDLDRADDYGRKVEL
- a CDS encoding Zn-dependent hydrolase, which produces MRSIPRSIVLALAAGMYFGAAVIAFGQETIHANAERMEARIHALSRFGTNPEGGVSRVAFSDADIAGRAYIVGLMRDAGLDVRTDTAGNIIGRRAGGEDGLPPILFGSHIDSVPGGGNYDGDVGVIGAIEAVELMNEHGIETRHPLEVVSFTDEEGYLTGSRAMVGSLTEDAMQVVTHSGLTVRDGIRHVGGDPDRLDQAARKPGDVTAYIELHIEQGAILDEKDIDIGVVEGIVGIRWWDVTVQGMANHAGTTPMDRRRDAMVSAAELTLAINRIANELEGRQVATVGQIQALPGAPNVVPGQVTMSLEIRDLEAAKMQKVFDLIEAEAGRIAGARSTPIDFDEIGNLPPAPTADLMRDIIATAADELGFSYLRMPSGAGHDAQDIAHIAPIGMIFVPSVGGISHSPQEFTSAQDMANGASVLLRTVLAVDAGALAQTR